Genomic window (candidate division WOR-3 bacterium):
GCGAAATCCTCACCAGACCGGCCTGGCCAGCATGATACCTCACCAGGGCTCGGTCGGTGACCGGGTTCGGCTGGATCCTCACCCGGTGTGGACTGGTCCCGGGCCGAACCGGTCCCTCAGCCAGACCAACGCTGCGGTCATACCACGACTGGGCCGAATCCGCATGGGCCCGGGCCTGGGCACCATCGGCACCGCCGCAGAACGCAAACGCAAACCGCTGGCTCGCTCCCACTGGTAGATTGAACGGCCCAACCGACACACACACCGACCAGTCATATGCCCGGTTCGAGTTCGGTTGCACCACCGTACCGTTCAAGAACCGCCACTTCATACCGTCGGTCATTGCCGAATCCGGATACACGTACCGCGCATGGTCAACCGCGGCCAGATTCGCATACGACGTCGGCGCTAGGATCTTCACACCAACGCACGGATTCGCACTTGAGGTCTGACGCATGAACGTGAACCGCCGTGAAACGTCTGAAGAACACACGTTCGCAGTCGGCGTCGAACCGACGTCAAAGTCCGCAAACACACCAGCATACAACCCGTTCACTGCTGAACTACCGTTGTTAGCAATGTCGGTCACAACCACAACAAAGTCATCGTACCCTGAACTCGCAACCTGATAGCTGTTCTGGGTAATCTTTAGACCCTTGGCCGAAGGATGGCCCGCGTCTGAATAACTGCCCCGGAAATGCTCATCCCCAGCCACCGGCGGCACCACCGGCCGCAGACTGTCAACCGGCACCAGGTCAGTATTCGGTGTACCTGAGGCCGGCTGCGAGAAATGCCGGTCAGCCACGTAAGTCTCGGCATTGCCCACTGCGACGCTGCCGTAGAACAAGGCCGAAGCAGCTGACTTCGGATAGCAGAACCCAGAACCCATATCAGCCGGCGGCAGGTCGTAGCCGATTGAACCCTGGCAGGATACCGTCAGCTTGCAGTACCCGGTGTCGTGGTCCATAAGAAGCATGCCAGGCATTGGCGGTTCGCCGACCTGAAGCGAGAAGGTGTAGGTCCAGTCACCCCAGTTATCGCAGTGCAGCTTCAGGGTGCAGGGTACCATCGTGCCGCCCGGTATTCCGCTCCCGGCGGTCGCCGTGAACGGGTCGGTTGTGTTTGTCCGTTGCTCGCCTGCAGGTACGTTGCCATACACCGCGTTAGGGTCAGTAATCACAAACTGCGCATGGCCCGATTTGAGTACCGCGGTTACGTTGTTCGCCTGAGCATTGCCGGCATTGCGAACTGTGACCAGGATGTTTCCGGTCTCACCCGGATCGAAACGACCGTTGTTGTTCCCGCCCGGTGGTGGGTCGAGGACCTGGTTCGATACGTAGCGCATGTTCGGCATCGGTGTGCCGCCGCCACCAGCGCGTATCGTGGCCTCATACGGCAGTATCGGGGTGTGCTGGGCTCCGGGTGTTGAGTGCTGGGCGTGGCCTTCGCTCACGGTCAGCAGTACCTCGCCGGCCGTAGCCGCGTTGACGTCCAGCGACGCAAGACCCGAGGCGTCGGTTCGCTCGGCAACGTAGAAGTCCGGTTCCTTCCAGGCGCATACCAGTGCACCCTCAACTGGCCGGCCGCCAACCTCGACGGTCACGTTCAGAGTGTAGGGGCCAAGCGGTATCGAATCCGGCCTGGTCACGGTCGCATTCTGCGGCATGCCACCGGTCCACACCGGCAGAGCAGGGTCGCCGAGCACGACATACATCCAGATGTTGTAAGGATAGGGGCTTGAAGGCCAGTACTTCGCCACGTATGCATCAACTCCGTACTGCTTGATTTCCGCGAGGTTGTACACTGTTGGCCCGTAGTTGCGCACACCCGGTACAGTTATCGTCCAGGTATCGGTTGTAGCTCGGACAAGTGTTGAGCAGATTCCGTGATTCGGTAGCGTGTAGGATGCCTGGGTTGCACCGAAGTTGCCAACCGCACCGCCCGGGTACTTGCCTTGCCAACGCTCGGACAGGCATTCGGCCTGATAGATGTCGCCACAGTTGCAGGCGATGTTATAGACGACTGGTGTCATGTCACCGTTGGTCAAGGCGTCAACGTGCGAGTTGTACCACGACTGATTGTTCACCTCCCACTGCCACCACTCGGTGTAGTCGCCGTGGCCGCGGTACGCCACAATGCCCACACCAGCATTGATTGCCGTAGTTACATCCGCGTTCGAGCGGAACTGGCCCATGATGGTATCAATGTTTACAGTCGGGTAGTATGGCTTGGGCATGAAGTAAATGCCCCGGGTGCAGCCCGAGTACTTGCCTGGGTACTGCTCCTTGTGCGTCGGCATTCTTATCTTCTCAAGCCAGTTTGCGGTTGAAGGCGGGTTCTTCTGGTACTTGAGTGTTTTCTTGATCTGGTTCGCCAAGTCTCCGGCTGAGTCCGGTGAGAACCGACCAAGGGCAATCTCCGGGTAATTATCGCCTGATGGCCAAGGCTCAAGGTCTGAATACCAGAAGTCTGAACGACCGACCCCGGAATACGAGCCCATCGGTATCTCGGCGTACTCGCCAACCAGCAGCACGAACCGAAGGGTTTTGGGTGTATTCCGGTTGTACTCGGCCCTGATCGAATCCTTTATTTCCTGCGCGGTGAAGCTTGACTTCGCAATCATCCGGGTCTCGTAACCACGCTGCTTGATCCAACCCATGAGAGAATCTGTAAGCCAGGGGTTGCTCGAATGCGCGGTGTGGGCAATCACCAGGTACCGTACGCCCGCGCTGTAGTCCTGCGGCCTCACCGGCAGCAGGTTGAAGTTGTCAATGTACTGGGCATACTGTGGTATCATCCAGTCTGCGACTGTCTGGGGGTAGGTCCCAGCGGAATACTCGACCTCGACCCGGATGCGCGACGCGACTTCGATCTCACCTCGTGCTGGGTTCACCTGCACCGGGTACACCTGGATATTCGCTACGTCCAGGTCCCGCCATACACCGGTTTCCACAATTCTCACATCATAGCCCGGATAGCTGACATCCTGGGAGTAGAACTGCCGGTCAAACACGAATTTCCCGGGTTCCTGGCCATCGATGAGCGGTGGCTGCAGAGGATACACGTTACCCACTATCAGTCGCTTCGTCTCCTTGACCAGCGCTCGCGCAGTGGGCTTTGCTCCTGTGGGTATTGCCAAGAGCACCGAAACCTTCGGGACTTGAGGCTTGCCCTCATCCAACACCGCCATTACCTCGCCCGGCAGGCCGATGTCGACGAAATGCTCGGACTCGACCGCTACCGGCGTCTGCTCCAGACCGGGCACGGTTACCTCGAACACGGTCCGGGAAGCATTCTGCTCGAGTATCGCAATGCGCGCTCCGCCGGTTCCGCCGGCCACCGGCAGCCAGCTTGCGCTGGCAAGTCCGGCGACTAGCAGCAGGGCGAACGCTGCGAACACGTGTCTCGTCATCTCAGACCTCCTATCTTTGCATAGCTGCTAATGACCGTCGGCCGGCCCAGAGATAAACTGCCAGCCGACCCGCCTCGCTGCGTCGGTCCGGCCTTTTCTGGTCTTGACTTCGGCCACGGTCGTTGACCGAGTATAGTCCGGCTGGCTGGCAAGTCAACTGCAGTCTGAACCTGGCGGTTTAGGCACTCACCGGCTCCGGGTCGGTGAGCACCTAGGATCAGGCGGTACTTCTGCGCAGTCTCCGGGGCGAGGCCTAGGTTGTCCCGCAACTCGGCTGGCGGACAGCTTCTGCATATGTTCGGTTCTGCTCTCCGGGTGACTTCGGGCATATCACTGCCCGGAAACGGCGACTGCTTGACACCCGGGGTACATGAAATATATTAGCATGCGGTGAGTTGTACCGCAGACAGGAGAAAAATGCCAGTTACCTATTCCGGACCCGAAGTCATGGAAATGGCAGTAGAGACCGAACGCGATGGTAGAAAATTCTACGAGGCGGTTGCGGCGGAAACGAAAGACCCTAAGCTGAAGGACCTTTTCCGATTTCTCGCCGAGGAGGAGGGCAGGCACGTGACCGAGTTTCAGGCGATTGCCCGGACGGTTAGGGAGCGACCACAGGATTTGGCTTACAACTGGCAGGAGGCGGCTGAGTATCTCGATGCAATCGTCGAATCCAAGTACTTCCTGGGCTCAGGCAAGAGTTTGTCCCTTGCCCGGGAGTCAAGAAATTCTGGCGAGGCGCTTGACCATGCACTGGGATTTGAGAAGGAAACCATGCTTTTCTACACTGAGATTCTGCAGATGGTTTCAGAACAGGTGAAACCGGCGGTTGGGCGACTTATTGCTGAAGAAAAAGCACATATCGTAAAACTGACCGCTCTTCGCAGGATACTGAAACGCGAATGACCGATATGCTGAACATCGACATCTAGGAGACTGGATGAGACAGCGAGGCGAATGTCTGCCCATTGAGCAGGTTCTTGATACTGTGCTACGTGTTGAGAAGGACGTAATCGGCTTCTACCGCCTAGCCCGCGACCTGGCCGGTGATGATGCAGCAAAGCGTACCTTCGAACGTCTGCTCGAAGAAAAAGAGACAAACCTTCCTGACTTGCAGAAGGTGTGCCGCGAGATCGAATGTGACGGAACGGCTCTTGCAAATGCGACGCAGGAGGACCTGGTTTTCCTGAGTGCCCTGGCGGAGACTTCGTTCTACCGACAGGTCGGAAATCCGGCTGAACTGGCCGACCCCGCGCTTGATGTGCAATATCTAGTGGACAACGCGCTCAAACTCGAAAAGGACCTCATGCTCTTCTACGTGAAGTTCTATGGCGTGAGCTGTGCAGCCCACAAGCTGTTGTTCTCGAAGATGATCCAGATGTCTCAGCGCCAGATCGCCGAGCTCAACAACACGCGAGCCCGACTTGGGGCAACTAGTTAGACTTGGCTAGCCCGTTCCTGAAAGCTAATGCCGAGGCGGCTGAGCTCAGCCAGCACCGGCTCATACAGCTCGCGCAAGACCGGAATGTGAACCCCGGTCAGGCGAATGACCCCGGTCAGCAAGAGCTTGACTGCCACTGCGGCCGGTAGGCTTACGGTCCTCGCCATCGCGGAATCACCGCCTGGGATCCCATAGTCCACAAGAGTGGTGTGGATTACGGTTTTCTGAGTCTCCGGTGCTTTCTTGGGGTCGGTCCGTTCAGTTTCGAACTCGTGGTGCAGCACGATCATGTCGCGCTCGCCCGGCTTGTATGCCATCCGGTCGAGCATCAGCTTGGCAAGTACGTCAAGGTCTGAGCCGTGCTCGATTCCGACCGGCCGGTCGTCAAAGAACCCGAGCCAGGCAAACCGGTCCAGAATCGGGTGTTCTGGGTCAAGGCCCAACTTAGCCGCCGCTGCCCGGCGTGCGTCTTGAGCACCGGCCAGGTGCCGACTGAACCATGTCGCACACGTCATCTGCGCCAGTCCAGGGATTGGTGTGTCCGTAAGCATTCCGAGGTCTGCGATCGCCTTCAGTGTCTCGCACCACCCTGGGTTGCGCAACGTGCCCCGGAACATCGTCCGGACGCCCTCTAAACCGTAGAGCGCAATGTAGGGCAGCGAGTTACGGTTCGGATAGGCCTCGAACCGGCCAGCACCAGGTACGTCCAGGGTCCAACGGTGGCTGAATAGCTGCGGCCCGGGCACGAACACCTCTTTACCATCTTTCAGGTACCGACCATCGTTCCGACCGGCCATGACTACGCCTTTCGGGCTCCATGAGAACTTGTACCCGAGCGGATTGTCGTTCGCCTCCGGAGCTGGCAGTCCGCCGCAGTAGGACATAAAACTCGTCACCCGGCAACCTTCGGCCTTGATGCGCTCGATAATCTGCATTGCCGACATATGGTCAATTCCAGGGTCCAATCCAATCTCGTTCAGGAAGATAATTCCTGCCCTTTTCGCATCCGCGTCAAGCGCCCGCATTGCATCGCTCACGTAAGAAGTCGTCACCAAAGGT
Coding sequences:
- a CDS encoding ferritin family protein, which codes for MSCTADRRKMPVTYSGPEVMEMAVETERDGRKFYEAVAAETKDPKLKDLFRFLAEEEGRHVTEFQAIARTVRERPQDLAYNWQEAAEYLDAIVESKYFLGSGKSLSLARESRNSGEALDHALGFEKETMLFYTEILQMVSEQVKPAVGRLIAEEKAHIVKLTALRRILKRE
- a CDS encoding C25 family cysteine peptidase, yielding MTRHVFAAFALLLVAGLASASWLPVAGGTGGARIAILEQNASRTVFEVTVPGLEQTPVAVESEHFVDIGLPGEVMAVLDEGKPQVPKVSVLLAIPTGAKPTARALVKETKRLIVGNVYPLQPPLIDGQEPGKFVFDRQFYSQDVSYPGYDVRIVETGVWRDLDVANIQVYPVQVNPARGEIEVASRIRVEVEYSAGTYPQTVADWMIPQYAQYIDNFNLLPVRPQDYSAGVRYLVIAHTAHSSNPWLTDSLMGWIKQRGYETRMIAKSSFTAQEIKDSIRAEYNRNTPKTLRFVLLVGEYAEIPMGSYSGVGRSDFWYSDLEPWPSGDNYPEIALGRFSPDSAGDLANQIKKTLKYQKNPPSTANWLEKIRMPTHKEQYPGKYSGCTRGIYFMPKPYYPTVNIDTIMGQFRSNADVTTAINAGVGIVAYRGHGDYTEWWQWEVNNQSWYNSHVDALTNGDMTPVVYNIACNCGDIYQAECLSERWQGKYPGGAVGNFGATQASYTLPNHGICSTLVRATTDTWTITVPGVRNYGPTVYNLAEIKQYGVDAYVAKYWPSSPYPYNIWMYVVLGDPALPVWTGGMPQNATVTRPDSIPLGPYTLNVTVEVGGRPVEGALVCAWKEPDFYVAERTDASGLASLDVNAATAGEVLLTVSEGHAQHSTPGAQHTPILPYEATIRAGGGGTPMPNMRYVSNQVLDPPPGGNNNGRFDPGETGNILVTVRNAGNAQANNVTAVLKSGHAQFVITDPNAVYGNVPAGEQRTNTTDPFTATAGSGIPGGTMVPCTLKLHCDNWGDWTYTFSLQVGEPPMPGMLLMDHDTGYCKLTVSCQGSIGYDLPPADMGSGFCYPKSAASALFYGSVAVGNAETYVADRHFSQPASGTPNTDLVPVDSLRPVVPPVAGDEHFRGSYSDAGHPSAKGLKITQNSYQVASSGYDDFVVVVTDIANNGSSAVNGLYAGVFADFDVGSTPTANVCSSDVSRRFTFMRQTSSANPCVGVKILAPTSYANLAAVDHARYVYPDSAMTDGMKWRFLNGTVVQPNSNRAYDWSVCVSVGPFNLPVGASQRFAFAFCGGADGAQARAHADSAQSWYDRSVGLAEGPVRPGTSPHRVRIQPNPVTDRALVRYHAGQAGLVRISLSDATGRTIATLFSGMAGPGPNEFVWDPGRLAAGVYFLRLEAPDVSGFERVVLAR
- a CDS encoding saccharopine dehydrogenase C-terminal domain-containing protein, whose translation is MKKVLILGAGLVARPMVRYLLEIPDFAVTVASRTVSKAQELVGANPRGQALALLADDDSSLGALVRTHDLVVSLLPYTLHLAVAKHCLAWKKPLVTTSYVSDAMRALDADAKRAGIIFLNEIGLDPGIDHMSAMQIIERIKAEGCRVTSFMSYCGGLPAPEANDNPLGYKFSWSPKGVVMAGRNDGRYLKDGKEVFVPGPQLFSHRWTLDVPGAGRFEAYPNRNSLPYIALYGLEGVRTMFRGTLRNPGWCETLKAIADLGMLTDTPIPGLAQMTCATWFSRHLAGAQDARRAAAAKLGLDPEHPILDRFAWLGFFDDRPVGIEHGSDLDVLAKLMLDRMAYKPGERDMIVLHHEFETERTDPKKAPETQKTVIHTTLVDYGIPGGDSAMARTVSLPAAVAVKLLLTGVIRLTGVHIPVLRELYEPVLAELSRLGISFQERASQV